The following coding sequences lie in one Tichowtungia aerotolerans genomic window:
- the purB gene encoding adenylosuccinate lyase, with the protein MSITAISPLDGRYESKVSELQDAFSEFALVRARVTVEVLWLKALCAEPGIPECRALTADEVAQLDAILANFTPEEAEKVKTIERTTNHDVKAVEYYLKEKVAGTSLDELSEFWHFACTSEDINNLSHAMMLKQGREALETVQQELIDDLSAKAKEWKAVPLLARTHGQTASPTTIGKELAVVADRLRKAQKKFQGVEILGKLNGAVGNYNAHLSAYPDVDWPALAAGVIEGELGIKQNPFTIQIEPHDYMAELFDALARFNTILLDLDRDIWTYISFACFKQKTIAGEVGSSTMPHKVNPIDFENSEGNIGLANSILRHLSEKLPVSRLQRDLTDSTVLRNMGVAFGYALLAYRSTLKGLSKLELNEAKLAADLDNAWEVLAEPIQTVMRKAGIEKPYEKLKELTRGKDGITKETLKAFIEGLELEADDKARLLEMTPASYIGRAIEIAEEL; encoded by the coding sequence ATGTCAATTACTGCCATCAGCCCGCTGGATGGGCGTTATGAGTCGAAAGTGTCCGAGCTGCAGGATGCCTTTTCTGAATTTGCACTGGTCCGCGCCCGCGTGACTGTTGAGGTCCTTTGGCTGAAAGCGCTGTGCGCCGAGCCGGGTATTCCGGAGTGCCGCGCGCTGACTGCGGATGAAGTCGCTCAGCTCGACGCGATTCTTGCCAATTTTACGCCGGAAGAAGCCGAAAAGGTTAAAACGATTGAGCGCACCACCAACCACGATGTGAAAGCGGTTGAGTATTACCTGAAAGAAAAGGTGGCAGGAACCTCTCTCGATGAACTCAGTGAATTCTGGCACTTCGCCTGTACCTCCGAGGATATTAACAATCTGTCGCACGCGATGATGCTGAAGCAGGGCCGCGAGGCGCTCGAAACGGTTCAGCAGGAACTGATCGACGACTTGTCCGCCAAGGCTAAGGAGTGGAAAGCGGTTCCGCTGCTGGCCCGCACGCACGGGCAGACTGCGTCGCCGACAACGATCGGCAAAGAGCTGGCTGTTGTGGCGGATCGCCTGCGCAAGGCACAGAAAAAATTTCAGGGTGTGGAGATTCTCGGAAAGCTCAATGGCGCGGTTGGTAACTACAATGCTCACCTGAGTGCTTATCCGGACGTCGACTGGCCCGCGCTGGCTGCCGGCGTGATCGAAGGCGAGCTGGGGATCAAACAGAATCCGTTCACGATCCAGATTGAGCCGCACGACTACATGGCCGAGCTGTTCGACGCGCTGGCCCGTTTCAATACAATCCTGCTCGACCTCGATCGCGACATCTGGACCTACATTTCCTTCGCCTGCTTCAAGCAGAAGACCATTGCCGGTGAAGTCGGTTCGTCCACCATGCCGCACAAGGTCAACCCGATCGATTTTGAAAACTCGGAAGGCAACATCGGGTTGGCAAATTCCATTCTGCGTCACCTGTCCGAAAAACTGCCGGTATCGCGCCTTCAGCGCGACCTGACCGACTCGACCGTCCTGCGCAACATGGGCGTGGCTTTCGGTTATGCGCTGCTGGCCTACCGCTCGACGCTGAAAGGTCTCAGCAAGCTTGAGCTCAACGAAGCCAAACTGGCCGCCGATCTCGACAACGCGTGGGAAGTGCTTGCTGAGCCGATCCAGACTGTGATGCGTAAGGCGGGAATTGAAAAGCCCTACGAAAAGCTCAAAGAGCTGACTCGCGGTAAAGACGGCATCACCAAAGAAACGCTCAAGGCGTTTATTGAAGGTCTTGAGCTCGAAGCCGACGATAAAGCCCGTCTGCTTGAAATGACCCCGGCGTCCTACATTGGTCGCGCGATCGAAATTGCGGAAGAACTCTAA
- the rlmN gene encoding 23S rRNA (adenine(2503)-C(2))-methyltransferase RlmN, whose protein sequence is MSANPSIHGLLPEELEAFCKEQGQPAFRAKQVYDWLYGKLVSSFDEMKNLPAVFREKLADHFSFQTLEKMEVSGASGETQKLLFKLSDREMIETVIIPAPKRGTNTVCVSSQVGCVYGCAFCASGQKGVIRNLTAGEIVAEVLEVSRELGERPNNVVFMGIGEPFDNYDEVMKAIRILNHPDGLNIGARKITVSTCGVVPGIERFSEEGLQVELSVSLHAPDTETRSRIMPVNETWPMDELLDACREYTRKTNRIITFEYTLIKNINDAPEQARELVSLLRRFPCRVNLIPLSPVEEFDGERPDSESMKIFFQTLEKAGINTTLRDSKGSKLKAACGQLRAGRL, encoded by the coding sequence ATGAGTGCCAATCCATCCATACACGGCTTGCTTCCCGAGGAACTCGAGGCGTTCTGCAAAGAGCAGGGGCAGCCGGCTTTTCGCGCGAAGCAGGTTTATGACTGGCTGTACGGCAAGCTGGTCTCTTCTTTCGATGAAATGAAGAACCTGCCGGCGGTATTTCGGGAAAAGCTGGCCGATCATTTCAGTTTCCAAACCTTGGAAAAAATGGAGGTGAGCGGCGCATCGGGCGAAACGCAGAAACTGCTGTTTAAGCTTTCGGACAGGGAAATGATCGAGACGGTGATCATTCCCGCGCCGAAACGCGGGACCAATACGGTCTGTGTATCGAGCCAGGTTGGATGTGTTTACGGCTGCGCATTTTGCGCCAGTGGTCAGAAGGGGGTTATCCGCAACCTGACCGCCGGTGAGATTGTGGCCGAGGTGCTGGAAGTGTCGCGTGAGCTGGGCGAGCGTCCCAATAATGTCGTTTTCATGGGAATCGGCGAACCGTTCGATAACTACGACGAGGTGATGAAGGCGATCCGCATTCTGAATCATCCGGACGGACTGAACATCGGTGCGCGCAAAATCACGGTCAGTACCTGTGGCGTGGTTCCGGGCATCGAGCGCTTTTCGGAAGAGGGGCTTCAGGTGGAGTTGTCCGTTTCTCTGCATGCGCCGGATACTGAAACCCGTTCAAGAATTATGCCGGTCAATGAGACCTGGCCCATGGATGAGCTTCTGGACGCCTGTCGGGAGTATACCCGAAAAACCAACCGGATTATTACGTTTGAGTATACGCTGATCAAAAATATCAATGATGCTCCGGAGCAGGCGCGCGAGCTGGTCAGTCTGCTGCGCCGTTTCCCGTGCCGGGTGAACCTGATTCCGCTCAGCCCGGTCGAAGAATTCGACGGTGAACGTCCCGACTCTGAATCGATGAAGATTTTTTTCCAAACCCTGGAAAAAGCCGGAATCAATACCACCTTGCGCGACTCCAAAGGTTCCAAGCTGAAAGCCGCCTGCGGCCAGTTGCGCGCAGGACGGCTCTAG
- a CDS encoding YfbK domain-containing protein codes for MKTNEEKWTAYALNELPEDERRAVEAELETNPEARKAVEETRKQSALLTEHYAAEENIGLTDEQREAIYAAARKKRKKEKIVPFPRKPWIPMAIAASISILFVLFSGSLVIFSVVEKREVAFCPPTSTPRPKMSLHKAKLRAPRQELYCTGRTLDSSIVEPAKKQWGPSIEDYTEIKENLFTSVANEPLSTFSIDVDSASYANVRRFLEGGMLPPKDAVRIEEMINYFDYSYEPPHDGTPFATHLELSRCPWDPQHKLVRIGLKGRVMDPANRPPLNLVFLMDVSGSMNSPNKLPLVKQSLDILTRQLDERDRVSIVVYAGASGLVLPPTSGADRNKILDALKRLQAGGGTNGGQGIELAYKTALENFHKEGVNRVILCTDGDFNIGVTQGGDLNRLIEDKAKSGIFLSVLGFGMGNYKDSTLEGLADKGNGNYAYIDTFSEARKVLVDQMSGTLVTIAKDVKIQVEFNPARVAGYRLIGYENRMLAAEDFNDDTKDAGEIGAGHTVTALYEIVPAGQTVNGVPPVDELKYQVTGSLPVDSSDLLTVKLRYKQPDGDTSSKLEFPLKDKDRSFEQADDDFRFATAVAGFGMMLRDSELKDDLTYDQVIEWAQDSLGKDEFGYRREFIDLVRNAKALKQ; via the coding sequence ATGAAAACCAACGAAGAAAAATGGACCGCCTACGCACTGAACGAGCTGCCCGAAGACGAACGCCGGGCCGTTGAAGCCGAACTGGAAACCAATCCCGAAGCCCGCAAAGCCGTCGAAGAAACCCGGAAACAGTCTGCTCTTCTGACCGAACACTACGCCGCTGAAGAAAACATCGGCCTGACCGACGAACAGCGCGAAGCCATCTACGCCGCCGCCCGCAAAAAACGGAAAAAAGAAAAGATCGTTCCTTTCCCCCGCAAACCGTGGATTCCGATGGCGATTGCCGCATCCATCAGCATCCTGTTTGTCTTATTCTCCGGAAGCCTCGTTATTTTTTCAGTTGTCGAAAAACGTGAAGTGGCGTTCTGTCCTCCGACTTCGACCCCAAGGCCAAAAATGTCTCTACATAAAGCCAAACTAAGAGCGCCCAGACAGGAGCTTTACTGTACCGGTCGTACACTAGACTCCTCAATAGTAGAACCGGCAAAGAAACAATGGGGACCCAGCATCGAAGATTATACTGAAATCAAAGAGAACCTTTTCACAAGCGTAGCCAATGAACCGCTGTCAACCTTCTCAATCGATGTGGATTCAGCGTCTTATGCCAACGTGAGGCGCTTCCTGGAAGGCGGAATGCTGCCGCCAAAGGATGCGGTACGCATTGAAGAAATGATCAACTACTTCGATTACTCCTACGAGCCGCCGCACGACGGAACTCCATTTGCAACGCACCTGGAACTGAGTCGCTGCCCGTGGGATCCACAGCACAAGCTGGTCCGCATCGGACTCAAAGGCCGCGTGATGGATCCGGCAAACCGCCCGCCGCTGAATCTGGTCTTCCTGATGGATGTCTCCGGCTCGATGAACAGCCCGAACAAGCTTCCTCTGGTAAAACAGTCACTGGATATTCTGACCCGCCAGCTTGATGAACGCGATCGCGTCTCCATTGTGGTCTACGCCGGGGCATCCGGCCTCGTTCTGCCGCCAACCTCCGGAGCGGATCGCAATAAGATCCTCGACGCACTTAAACGCCTGCAGGCAGGCGGCGGCACCAACGGCGGCCAAGGCATTGAACTGGCCTATAAAACCGCGCTCGAAAACTTCCACAAAGAAGGCGTCAACCGCGTCATCCTCTGCACGGACGGCGACTTCAACATCGGCGTCACGCAGGGCGGCGACCTGAACCGACTGATTGAAGACAAAGCCAAGAGCGGAATCTTCCTGAGCGTACTCGGCTTCGGCATGGGCAATTACAAAGACAGCACGCTCGAAGGCCTTGCCGATAAGGGCAACGGCAACTACGCCTATATCGACACCTTCAGCGAAGCGCGCAAGGTGCTGGTCGACCAGATGAGCGGCACGCTAGTGACGATTGCCAAGGATGTAAAAATTCAGGTCGAGTTCAACCCGGCACGCGTGGCGGGCTACCGCCTGATCGGTTATGAGAACCGCATGCTGGCCGCTGAAGACTTCAACGACGACACCAAAGACGCCGGGGAAATCGGCGCGGGCCATACGGTGACCGCGCTGTACGAAATCGTCCCGGCCGGACAGACCGTCAACGGGGTTCCGCCGGTCGATGAACTGAAATATCAGGTGACCGGAAGCCTGCCGGTTGATTCCAGCGACCTGCTGACCGTTAAACTGCGCTACAAGCAGCCAGACGGCGACACCAGCAGCAAGCTTGAGTTCCCGCTGAAAGATAAAGACCGCTCCTTCGAGCAGGCCGACGACGACTTCCGCTTTGCAACCGCCGTCGCCGGATTCGGAATGATGCTGCGCGATTCGGAACTCAAAGACGACTTGACCTATGATCAGGTGATCGAATGGGCGCAGGATTCATTAGGCAAAGATGAATTCGGCTACCGCCGCGAATTCATCGATCTCGTCCGCAATGCAAAAGCGCTGAAGCAATAG
- a CDS encoding RNA polymerase sigma factor: protein MDKETWILSLVRRYERPLCSYAYGLLRNLEWARDAVQDSFLRLCGQKPAKLKGREAPWLFRVCRNRSLDILRKEKPSEPLSESPETVTDDPTPDQQTEQNDLIALLPRFLAKLSKNQQEVIRLKFQQQLSYREIAQCTQLSESNVGYLLHTGLKTLREQMINL, encoded by the coding sequence ATGGACAAAGAGACGTGGATACTCTCTCTGGTGCGGCGCTACGAGCGTCCCCTCTGCAGTTATGCCTACGGCCTGCTGCGAAATCTCGAATGGGCGCGCGACGCTGTGCAGGACTCCTTCCTGCGCCTGTGCGGACAAAAACCTGCCAAACTCAAGGGGCGCGAGGCCCCGTGGCTGTTCCGCGTCTGCCGCAACCGCTCACTCGACATCCTGCGCAAAGAAAAACCTTCCGAGCCCCTGAGCGAATCACCGGAAACTGTTACCGATGATCCGACTCCGGACCAACAGACCGAACAAAACGACCTGATCGCCCTGCTCCCGCGCTTCCTCGCGAAGCTCTCAAAGAATCAGCAGGAAGTCATCCGGCTGAAATTCCAGCAGCAGCTGAGCTACCGCGAAATCGCCCAATGCACGCAGCTCAGCGAAAGCAATGTGGGCTATCTGCTGCATACGGGACTCAAAACCCTGCGCGAACAGATGATCAACCTGTAA
- the thyA gene encoding thymidylate synthase, whose translation MNIDQVYKQVVEKVLREGKKKTNRTATDTISVSGCMIDYDMANGFPLLTTKKMAWKTLRVELEGFIKGVTDKSWFQERGCKIWNEWCTPAKVPYGHDEATYKAMAEEKDLGPIYGFQWRNFNGQYEFGAEDFTGGVDQLANAIETLKTNPNSRRILVNAWNPQQLDQMALVPCHYSYQLLCNDGVLDLLWNQRSCDIFLGIPFNIASYALLLELIAKECGMKAGKLIGFLGDAHIYVNHQAQLDEQMSREPYAPPTLKLEGYDSIFDWEWQYATLDGYECHPTIKGEVAV comes from the coding sequence ATGAATATTGATCAGGTATACAAGCAGGTTGTCGAAAAAGTCCTCCGGGAGGGGAAAAAGAAAACCAACCGGACGGCCACGGATACAATTTCCGTCAGTGGCTGTATGATTGATTACGACATGGCCAACGGCTTTCCGCTGCTCACGACCAAAAAGATGGCGTGGAAGACTCTTCGGGTCGAATTAGAGGGATTTATCAAAGGCGTGACCGACAAGTCGTGGTTTCAGGAGCGCGGTTGCAAAATCTGGAACGAGTGGTGTACCCCGGCCAAGGTACCTTACGGTCATGACGAAGCCACCTATAAAGCGATGGCTGAAGAAAAAGATCTCGGCCCGATCTACGGTTTTCAATGGCGGAATTTCAACGGGCAGTATGAGTTCGGTGCCGAAGATTTTACCGGCGGCGTTGATCAGCTGGCTAATGCCATTGAGACCCTGAAGACCAATCCAAACAGTCGCCGGATTTTGGTGAATGCCTGGAATCCGCAGCAGCTCGACCAGATGGCGCTGGTCCCATGCCACTATTCCTATCAGCTTCTCTGTAACGATGGTGTGCTGGATCTTCTCTGGAATCAGCGGTCGTGCGATATTTTTCTCGGAATCCCCTTCAACATCGCATCCTACGCCCTGTTGTTGGAACTAATCGCCAAGGAGTGCGGGATGAAAGCCGGCAAGCTGATCGGTTTTCTCGGCGACGCCCATATTTATGTCAATCATCAGGCTCAGCTGGATGAGCAGATGAGTCGCGAGCCCTATGCTCCACCGACGCTGAAACTCGAAGGCTACGATTCAATTTTCGACTGGGAGTGGCAGTATGCCACGCTCGATGGCTATGAATGCCATCCCACTATTAAAGGCGAGGTGGCGGTTTAA
- a CDS encoding dihydrofolate reductase: MIAIVARSENGVIGKDGGLPWRCKGDLQFFKRTTMGRKIVVGRTTFEGLPPLKGREIFVLTRKPDAGFEGATAVSNPADVPADAIVCGGAAIYDLMIPQCDQLLVTTVKKEVEGDTFFNFQWLEGFEPEETIEETDEYSVVSYRRSGPSS; encoded by the coding sequence ATGATTGCGATTGTTGCCCGATCTGAAAACGGAGTCATTGGCAAAGACGGCGGCCTGCCGTGGCGGTGCAAGGGCGACCTGCAGTTTTTCAAGCGCACCACGATGGGGCGGAAGATCGTTGTCGGCCGTACCACTTTTGAAGGTCTTCCGCCGCTGAAAGGGCGCGAGATTTTTGTGCTGACCCGCAAGCCGGACGCAGGTTTTGAGGGGGCAACCGCAGTTTCCAATCCCGCTGACGTTCCGGCTGACGCGATTGTCTGCGGCGGTGCAGCGATTTATGACCTGATGATTCCGCAGTGCGACCAGCTGCTGGTGACCACAGTGAAAAAAGAGGTCGAGGGCGATACCTTCTTTAATTTCCAATGGCTGGAAGGGTTTGAGCCGGAAGAAACCATTGAAGAGACCGATGAGTATTCGGTTGTTTCCTACAGGCGATCCGGTCCATCTTCCTAA
- the nadE gene encoding NAD(+) synthase, which yields MNSKKPFSSECLRLDCEQEVEKTSKSLREILSRQFKKQGLIVALSGGIDSSVVGALCIRAVGKEQVFGLLLPEQDSSDATRRLGHQLVDHLGIATNETDITNILEAVGCYHHRDEAIRKVIPEYGAGYTCKILLPSLLDNDSYRLFSVAVQAPDGSTRTELLPPDAYAGILAASNFKQRVRKMLEYYHADRLNYAVAGTPNRLEYDQGFFVKLGDGAADVKPIAHLYKTQVYQLAEFLGIPEEIRKRPPTTDTYSMPQSQEEFYFSLPHDKMDLCLYGKNHGYSSEEVSAVCGLTAEQVQRVYQDIDHKRRSTRYLHTRPILIDPVPEV from the coding sequence ATGAACAGTAAAAAACCGTTCTCGAGTGAATGCCTCCGGCTTGACTGCGAACAGGAGGTCGAAAAAACATCGAAATCACTGCGCGAGATACTCTCCCGCCAATTCAAAAAACAAGGGTTGATCGTCGCCCTCTCCGGAGGAATTGACAGCAGCGTGGTCGGGGCGCTTTGTATTCGCGCCGTCGGCAAGGAGCAGGTCTTCGGCCTTTTACTGCCGGAGCAGGATTCTTCGGACGCAACCCGCAGGCTGGGCCATCAGCTCGTAGATCACCTGGGAATTGCAACCAACGAAACGGACATCACCAACATCCTGGAGGCTGTCGGGTGCTATCACCACCGGGACGAGGCCATCCGCAAGGTCATTCCCGAATACGGCGCCGGATATACCTGCAAAATCCTGCTTCCGAGCTTACTGGATAACGACAGCTACCGCCTATTTTCCGTTGCCGTTCAAGCACCGGACGGAAGCACCCGCACCGAACTGCTTCCGCCCGACGCATATGCCGGAATTCTGGCCGCCAGCAATTTTAAGCAGCGCGTACGGAAAATGCTCGAATACTATCATGCCGACCGATTGAACTACGCCGTTGCGGGCACCCCGAACCGATTGGAATACGACCAGGGATTTTTCGTCAAACTTGGAGATGGCGCGGCCGATGTCAAACCGATCGCCCACCTCTACAAGACACAGGTCTACCAACTCGCAGAATTTCTCGGCATCCCGGAAGAAATCCGGAAGCGCCCCCCAACAACAGACACCTATTCCATGCCCCAAAGCCAGGAGGAATTCTATTTTTCGCTGCCGCACGACAAAATGGATCTCTGCCTGTATGGAAAAAACCACGGCTATTCCAGTGAAGAAGTCAGCGCAGTCTGCGGCCTGACCGCAGAACAGGTCCAGCGGGTATACCAAGACATCGATCACAAAAGACGAAGCACCCGCTATCTCCATACCCGCCCGATACTGATCGACCCTGTACCGGAGGTTTGA
- the asnB gene encoding asparagine synthase (glutamine-hydrolyzing) has product MCGIAGIVGKPRDRNRIVAMTAALRHRGPDESGIYLDESIALGHTRLSIIDLSSGTQPIHNEDESMWIVFNGEIFNYPELRADLIAKGHRFYTTTDTEVILHLYEEKGAGCLKELNGQFAFAIWNVRDRSCFLARDRVGIRPLYYTESESELIFASEIKSIFMNPQVSREIDPIAMDQTFTFWSPLPGRTPFKGIKELPAGHCLYFQYGKCMVSRYWQTPFVPKQDQVDWSPERISEQVQHLLKEATRIRLRADVPAGTYLSGGLDSSGITALVARNFNRNVQTFGISFENEHYDESVYQRQMVELLGVKHMELIISNSDIGDALSDVVWFSEKPLLRTAPVPLYLLAKQVRAEQLKVVLTGEGSDEVFGGYNIFREASIRRFWAKFPDSQKRANLISHLYPYIFKDPKLKPMMQAFFARGLDQTADPLFSHLLRWQNTSRIKNYFSSSLKSAIGSYSGCDEIRNSLPETFQTWDHLAQAQYLEMTIFMGNYLLSSQGDRMAMGQSVEIRLPYLDHNLIEFMGRVPANWKILGLKEKYILKKAFRGTLPDSIRLRPKQPYRAPGPGMLSGLGPQDRIRSWLSRDSLERSGFFDPGKVARLVKMAEAGQSVSETDDMALTGILTTQLLHRQFIENFKPCNDCTFSPDLLIDRRNAAQPA; this is encoded by the coding sequence ATGTGCGGAATAGCCGGCATTGTTGGAAAGCCGCGGGACAGGAACCGAATCGTCGCCATGACCGCCGCCCTCAGGCACCGAGGGCCGGATGAGTCAGGGATCTATCTCGACGAATCCATCGCTCTCGGTCACACCCGGCTAAGCATCATCGACCTCTCCTCCGGCACCCAGCCAATCCACAACGAAGACGAATCGATGTGGATCGTCTTTAACGGAGAAATCTTCAACTATCCTGAATTAAGGGCGGACCTGATTGCCAAAGGGCACCGTTTTTACACGACGACCGACACCGAGGTTATCCTCCACCTGTACGAAGAAAAAGGAGCCGGATGTCTGAAGGAACTGAACGGGCAGTTTGCCTTCGCAATTTGGAATGTTCGGGATCGATCCTGCTTCCTGGCGCGCGACCGCGTGGGCATCCGCCCCCTGTACTATACCGAATCCGAATCGGAACTCATCTTCGCCTCCGAAATCAAATCCATCTTCATGAATCCCCAGGTGTCGCGCGAAATCGACCCCATCGCGATGGATCAGACCTTCACCTTCTGGTCCCCGCTGCCGGGCAGAACCCCCTTCAAAGGGATCAAGGAGCTGCCGGCTGGGCACTGCCTCTATTTTCAGTATGGGAAATGCATGGTCAGCCGCTATTGGCAAACGCCTTTTGTTCCCAAACAGGATCAGGTTGACTGGTCTCCTGAACGAATCAGCGAGCAGGTTCAGCATCTGCTCAAAGAAGCCACACGAATCCGCCTGCGGGCGGATGTTCCGGCAGGAACCTATCTGAGCGGCGGACTCGACTCCTCCGGCATCACCGCACTGGTCGCCCGAAACTTTAACCGCAACGTCCAGACCTTCGGGATCAGCTTCGAAAACGAACACTACGACGAAAGCGTGTATCAGCGGCAGATGGTTGAACTTCTCGGGGTTAAACATATGGAACTCATCATCTCAAACAGCGACATTGGCGACGCCCTGTCCGATGTCGTCTGGTTTAGCGAAAAACCATTGCTGCGCACCGCGCCCGTGCCGCTGTACCTGCTCGCAAAACAAGTACGAGCCGAACAACTGAAAGTGGTACTGACCGGCGAAGGAAGCGATGAGGTTTTCGGCGGCTACAACATTTTCCGGGAGGCCTCCATCCGTCGTTTCTGGGCCAAGTTCCCCGACTCACAAAAACGGGCGAATCTGATTTCGCACCTCTACCCGTATATCTTCAAGGATCCGAAACTGAAACCGATGATGCAGGCCTTCTTTGCGCGGGGGCTCGACCAAACCGCCGACCCGTTATTTTCCCATCTCTTGCGCTGGCAAAATACGTCCCGCATTAAAAATTATTTTTCCAGTTCTCTGAAATCAGCCATCGGATCCTATTCGGGCTGCGATGAAATCCGAAACAGCCTGCCGGAAACATTCCAGACATGGGATCATCTGGCCCAGGCACAGTATCTGGAAATGACCATCTTTATGGGCAACTATCTGCTGTCCTCACAGGGCGACCGAATGGCCATGGGGCAATCGGTTGAAATTCGCCTGCCGTATCTAGACCATAACCTAATCGAATTTATGGGGCGCGTTCCGGCAAACTGGAAAATCCTTGGCTTGAAGGAAAAATACATCCTCAAGAAAGCCTTTCGCGGCACCCTGCCCGATTCGATTCGATTGCGTCCAAAACAACCCTATCGCGCTCCCGGTCCCGGCATGTTATCCGGCCTCGGACCGCAAGACCGGATACGGTCCTGGCTTTCGCGTGATTCACTCGAGCGGTCAGGATTTTTCGATCCGGGCAAGGTTGCCAGGCTCGTAAAAATGGCAGAGGCCGGACAGTCGGTCAGTGAAACAGACGACATGGCCCTGACAGGCATCCTGACCACACAACTGCTTCACCGGCAATTTATCGAAAACTTCAAACCCTGCAATGACTGCACTTTCTCGCCCGACCTCCTGATTGACCGAAGAAATGCCGCACAACCCGCATAA
- a CDS encoding acyl carrier protein, whose amino-acid sequence MSEIQQIDPGTIRDFIVETFLFGDASGLSDSTSFMETGIIDSLGILKVTDFIEHSCNIKLSPEQFVPENLDSIDNIVRFLNRNIAQPTGEMSVKSG is encoded by the coding sequence ATGAGTGAAATACAGCAAATTGACCCCGGCACCATCCGGGACTTTATCGTCGAAACATTTCTCTTTGGAGATGCTTCCGGCTTAAGCGATTCAACCTCGTTTATGGAAACCGGCATCATCGATTCGCTGGGAATCCTGAAAGTTACCGACTTCATCGAGCACAGCTGCAACATTAAGCTCAGCCCCGAGCAGTTCGTACCGGAAAACCTAGACAGCATCGACAACATCGTCCGCTTTCTAAATAGAAACATTGCGCAGCCAACCGGCGAAATGAGCGTGAAATCCGGCTGA